In Megalobrama amblycephala isolate DHTTF-2021 linkage group LG10, ASM1881202v1, whole genome shotgun sequence, one DNA window encodes the following:
- the LOC125277304 gene encoding uncharacterized protein LOC125277304 isoform X1, whose product MEKMKSHEGDMEREISKVQGMVCELRAGFSRALLELNQIQQGDTELQSQLEDTRHGCNKRALHLESLVLSLKEELEEVRCQFRQLCDTQDRKPPENPGRENNGVDDSNGQSDGAAETPPLSYVGGAFLIHCYLQGLQVWQWARQNTGVDALSCHVTHSCLRRGRRRGVVEMLLQSERDYVSTLNQLYEKYKSAEQNVAFVKHIDQMLQRHLLFRNTLEERLTTDERSCAAGDAFLNLTGQNNKCFSDAYLGYVSSLGTVLRTEFNPQSTQEEKESCRLLSLLFAPVSRIHAYLNIIQALLRSSGAGHADWCSLQESERVLWDLCTSCHMTLEKAGPCEEWVVPKQGLRSRCCAESPDCGPSAFTKYCANTNVDSASVTAGAGIDSTGHQRKCCRVGISRTLPRPSGILRNGREHMCALPPGGWTTEYMWNGSAGQSPTGPICVPFPRHPREVGRFLNPGPPVGVGENLTTAAKSQSSSAGLAVRVCGSPGLDGRVYTSDLCPPPPRLDDGDTDCDVADASMFDFSSVTTCSPDETLNRLRGVEARDDEDDDEEDSEVPVLLKPSYTHNTSAVQAGGSLCMPWQIPRRAPIPAEVRIGMQGKTRAPKPHRIPTSAFRPIWDPIYSQGDVTPAKENSVSFSSTNQIINQQQETDQSRSAYRGTGVQRAEAVWHDSEDSEGPCSTV is encoded by the exons ATGGAG AAAATGAAATCCCATGAGGGAGACATGGAAAGAGAGATCTCTAAg GTTCAAGGCATGGTGTGTGAGTTGCGGGCAGGGTTTTCTCGTGCGCTGCTGGAGCTGAATCAGATTCAGCAGGGAGATACTGAGCTGCAGAGCCAGCTGGAGGACACGAGACATGGCTGCAACAAGCGCGCACTTCATCTAGAGAGTCTGGTGCTGTCCCTCAAG GAGGAGCTGGAGGAGGTACGTTGTCAGTTTCGTCAGCTTTGTGACACACAAGACAGAAAACCACCAGAGAATCCAGGAAGAGagaa TAATGGAGTGGATGACAGTAACGGACAGAGTGATGGTGCTGCAGAGACTCCTCCCCTTTCATATGTGGGCGGAGCATTTCTCATACACTGTTACCTTCAAGGCTTACAGGTGTGGCAATGGGCCAGACAGAATACAG GTGTAGATGCTCTTTCCTGCCACGTAACACACAGCTGCTTACGGCGAG GCAGGAGGAGGGGTGTGGTGGAGATGCTGTTGCAGTCTGAACGCGATTATGTGTCTACTTTGAATCAGCTCTATGAGAAATATAAATCTGCAGAGCAAAA TGTGGCGTTTGTAAagcatattgatcagatgctaCAGCGTCACCTGCTGTTCCGCAACACCCTAGAAGAACGTCTGACCACGGATGAGAGAAGCTGTGCAGCTGGAGATGCTTTTCTCAACCTCACTGGACAGAACAAC AAGTGTTTCTCTGATGCATATCTTGGATATGTGTCCAGTCTGGGAACTGTCCTGAGAACAGAGTTCAATCCACAAAGCACACAG GAGGAGAAAGAGAGCTGCAGATTGCTTTCACTGCTGTTCGCTCCTGTTTCCCGCATCCACGCATACCTGAACATTATACAG GCTCTGTTACGCAGCTCAGGCGCTGGGCACGCAGACTGGTGTTCACTACAGGAGAGCGAGCGGGTGCTGTGGGATCTCTGCACAAGCTGTCACATGACCTTGGAGAAGGCGGGGCCATGCGAAGAGTGGGTGGTGCCTAAACAAGG TTTGAGAAGCAGGTGCTGTGCCGAGAGCCCCGACTGTGGTCCTTCCGCCTTTACTAAGTACTGTGCCAACACCAATGTGGATTCAGCCAGCGTCACAGCGGGCGCAGGCATAGACAGCACTGGACACCAGAGGAAATGCTGTCGCGTTGGCATCTCACGGACACTACCTCGGCCCAGTGGCATCTTAAG AAATGGCCGTGAGCATATGTGTGCGctgccccctggtggctggactACAGAGTACATGTGGAATGGCAGCGCAGGGCAGAGCCCCACGGGTCCCATCTGCGTACCCTTCCCTCGTCATCCTAGAGAGGTCGGCCGGTTTCTGAACCCTGGGCCACCTGTTGGTGTAGGGGAAAACCTCACCACTGCCGCCAAGAGTCAGAGCTCCTCTGCTGGTCTGGCTGTACGTGTTTGTGGGTCTCCCGGGCTCGATGGACGCGTTTACACATCTGACCTGTGCCCTCCGCCCCCTCGTCTCGACGACGGGGACACAGACTGTGACGTGGCCGACGCATCCATGTTTGACTTCTCCTCTGTGACGACCTGTAGCCCAGATGAAACTTTAAATCGGCTCAGAGGAGTGGAGGCTCGTGATGATGAGGACGATGATGAAGAGGACAGCGAGGTTCCAGTTCTCCTCAAACCTTCATACACTCACAACACTTCAGCCGTTCAGGCGGGGGGGAGCTTATGCATGCCGTGGCAGATCCCCAGACGGGCTCCTATTCCTGCCGAGGTTCGCATTGGGATGCAAGGAAAAACACGTGCCCCAAAACCACACAGAATCCCCACCAGTGCCTTTCGGCCGATTTGGGACCCAATTTACTCACAG GGTGATGTGACGCCTGCAAAAGAGAACTCTGTGTCTTTcagctcaaccaatcagatcattAATCAGCAGCAAGAGACTGACCAATCACG
- the LOC125277304 gene encoding uncharacterized protein LOC125277304 isoform X3, protein MKSHEGDMEREISKVQGMVCELRAGFSRALLELNQIQQGDTELQSQLEDTRHGCNKRALHLESLVLSLKEELEEVRCQFRQLCDTQDRKPPENPGRENNGVDDSNGQSDGAAETPPLSYVGGAFLIHCYLQGLQVWQWARQNTGVDALSCHVTHSCLRRGRRRGVVEMLLQSERDYVSTLNQLYEKYKSAEQNVAFVKHIDQMLQRHLLFRNTLEERLTTDERSCAAGDAFLNLTGQNNKCFSDAYLGYVSSLGTVLRTEFNPQSTQEEKESCRLLSLLFAPVSRIHAYLNIIQALLRSSGAGHADWCSLQESERVLWDLCTSCHMTLEKAGPCEEWVVPKQGLRSRCCAESPDCGPSAFTKYCANTNVDSASVTAGAGIDSTGHQRKCCRVGISRTLPRPSGILRNGREHMCALPPGGWTTEYMWNGSAGQSPTGPICVPFPRHPREVGRFLNPGPPVGVGENLTTAAKSQSSSAGLAVRVCGSPGLDGRVYTSDLCPPPPRLDDGDTDCDVADASMFDFSSVTTCSPDETLNRLRGVEARDDEDDDEEDSEVPVLLKPSYTHNTSAVQAGGSLCMPWQIPRRAPIPAEVRIGMQGKTRAPKPHRIPTSAFRPIWDPIYSQGDVTPAKENSVSFSSTNQIINQQQETDQSRSAYRGTGVQRAEAVWHDSEDSEGPCSTV, encoded by the exons ATGAAATCCCATGAGGGAGACATGGAAAGAGAGATCTCTAAg GTTCAAGGCATGGTGTGTGAGTTGCGGGCAGGGTTTTCTCGTGCGCTGCTGGAGCTGAATCAGATTCAGCAGGGAGATACTGAGCTGCAGAGCCAGCTGGAGGACACGAGACATGGCTGCAACAAGCGCGCACTTCATCTAGAGAGTCTGGTGCTGTCCCTCAAG GAGGAGCTGGAGGAGGTACGTTGTCAGTTTCGTCAGCTTTGTGACACACAAGACAGAAAACCACCAGAGAATCCAGGAAGAGagaa TAATGGAGTGGATGACAGTAACGGACAGAGTGATGGTGCTGCAGAGACTCCTCCCCTTTCATATGTGGGCGGAGCATTTCTCATACACTGTTACCTTCAAGGCTTACAGGTGTGGCAATGGGCCAGACAGAATACAG GTGTAGATGCTCTTTCCTGCCACGTAACACACAGCTGCTTACGGCGAG GCAGGAGGAGGGGTGTGGTGGAGATGCTGTTGCAGTCTGAACGCGATTATGTGTCTACTTTGAATCAGCTCTATGAGAAATATAAATCTGCAGAGCAAAA TGTGGCGTTTGTAAagcatattgatcagatgctaCAGCGTCACCTGCTGTTCCGCAACACCCTAGAAGAACGTCTGACCACGGATGAGAGAAGCTGTGCAGCTGGAGATGCTTTTCTCAACCTCACTGGACAGAACAAC AAGTGTTTCTCTGATGCATATCTTGGATATGTGTCCAGTCTGGGAACTGTCCTGAGAACAGAGTTCAATCCACAAAGCACACAG GAGGAGAAAGAGAGCTGCAGATTGCTTTCACTGCTGTTCGCTCCTGTTTCCCGCATCCACGCATACCTGAACATTATACAG GCTCTGTTACGCAGCTCAGGCGCTGGGCACGCAGACTGGTGTTCACTACAGGAGAGCGAGCGGGTGCTGTGGGATCTCTGCACAAGCTGTCACATGACCTTGGAGAAGGCGGGGCCATGCGAAGAGTGGGTGGTGCCTAAACAAGG TTTGAGAAGCAGGTGCTGTGCCGAGAGCCCCGACTGTGGTCCTTCCGCCTTTACTAAGTACTGTGCCAACACCAATGTGGATTCAGCCAGCGTCACAGCGGGCGCAGGCATAGACAGCACTGGACACCAGAGGAAATGCTGTCGCGTTGGCATCTCACGGACACTACCTCGGCCCAGTGGCATCTTAAG AAATGGCCGTGAGCATATGTGTGCGctgccccctggtggctggactACAGAGTACATGTGGAATGGCAGCGCAGGGCAGAGCCCCACGGGTCCCATCTGCGTACCCTTCCCTCGTCATCCTAGAGAGGTCGGCCGGTTTCTGAACCCTGGGCCACCTGTTGGTGTAGGGGAAAACCTCACCACTGCCGCCAAGAGTCAGAGCTCCTCTGCTGGTCTGGCTGTACGTGTTTGTGGGTCTCCCGGGCTCGATGGACGCGTTTACACATCTGACCTGTGCCCTCCGCCCCCTCGTCTCGACGACGGGGACACAGACTGTGACGTGGCCGACGCATCCATGTTTGACTTCTCCTCTGTGACGACCTGTAGCCCAGATGAAACTTTAAATCGGCTCAGAGGAGTGGAGGCTCGTGATGATGAGGACGATGATGAAGAGGACAGCGAGGTTCCAGTTCTCCTCAAACCTTCATACACTCACAACACTTCAGCCGTTCAGGCGGGGGGGAGCTTATGCATGCCGTGGCAGATCCCCAGACGGGCTCCTATTCCTGCCGAGGTTCGCATTGGGATGCAAGGAAAAACACGTGCCCCAAAACCACACAGAATCCCCACCAGTGCCTTTCGGCCGATTTGGGACCCAATTTACTCACAG GGTGATGTGACGCCTGCAAAAGAGAACTCTGTGTCTTTcagctcaaccaatcagatcattAATCAGCAGCAAGAGACTGACCAATCACG
- the LOC125277304 gene encoding uncharacterized protein LOC125277304 isoform X2, translated as MEKMKSHEGDMEREISKVQGMVCELRAGFSRALLELNQIQQGDTELQSQLEDTRHGCNKRALHLESLVLSLKEELEEVRCQFRQLCDTQDRKPPENPGRENNGVDDSNGQSDGAAETPPLSYVGGAFLIHCYLQGLQVWQWARQNTGVDALSCHVTHSCLRRGRRRGVVEMLLQSERDYVSTLNQLYEKYKSAEQNVAFVKHIDQMLQRHLLFRNTLEERLTTDERSCAAGDAFLNLTGQNNCFSDAYLGYVSSLGTVLRTEFNPQSTQEEKESCRLLSLLFAPVSRIHAYLNIIQALLRSSGAGHADWCSLQESERVLWDLCTSCHMTLEKAGPCEEWVVPKQGLRSRCCAESPDCGPSAFTKYCANTNVDSASVTAGAGIDSTGHQRKCCRVGISRTLPRPSGILRNGREHMCALPPGGWTTEYMWNGSAGQSPTGPICVPFPRHPREVGRFLNPGPPVGVGENLTTAAKSQSSSAGLAVRVCGSPGLDGRVYTSDLCPPPPRLDDGDTDCDVADASMFDFSSVTTCSPDETLNRLRGVEARDDEDDDEEDSEVPVLLKPSYTHNTSAVQAGGSLCMPWQIPRRAPIPAEVRIGMQGKTRAPKPHRIPTSAFRPIWDPIYSQGDVTPAKENSVSFSSTNQIINQQQETDQSRSAYRGTGVQRAEAVWHDSEDSEGPCSTV; from the exons ATGGAG AAAATGAAATCCCATGAGGGAGACATGGAAAGAGAGATCTCTAAg GTTCAAGGCATGGTGTGTGAGTTGCGGGCAGGGTTTTCTCGTGCGCTGCTGGAGCTGAATCAGATTCAGCAGGGAGATACTGAGCTGCAGAGCCAGCTGGAGGACACGAGACATGGCTGCAACAAGCGCGCACTTCATCTAGAGAGTCTGGTGCTGTCCCTCAAG GAGGAGCTGGAGGAGGTACGTTGTCAGTTTCGTCAGCTTTGTGACACACAAGACAGAAAACCACCAGAGAATCCAGGAAGAGagaa TAATGGAGTGGATGACAGTAACGGACAGAGTGATGGTGCTGCAGAGACTCCTCCCCTTTCATATGTGGGCGGAGCATTTCTCATACACTGTTACCTTCAAGGCTTACAGGTGTGGCAATGGGCCAGACAGAATACAG GTGTAGATGCTCTTTCCTGCCACGTAACACACAGCTGCTTACGGCGAG GCAGGAGGAGGGGTGTGGTGGAGATGCTGTTGCAGTCTGAACGCGATTATGTGTCTACTTTGAATCAGCTCTATGAGAAATATAAATCTGCAGAGCAAAA TGTGGCGTTTGTAAagcatattgatcagatgctaCAGCGTCACCTGCTGTTCCGCAACACCCTAGAAGAACGTCTGACCACGGATGAGAGAAGCTGTGCAGCTGGAGATGCTTTTCTCAACCTCACTGGACAGAACAAC TGTTTCTCTGATGCATATCTTGGATATGTGTCCAGTCTGGGAACTGTCCTGAGAACAGAGTTCAATCCACAAAGCACACAG GAGGAGAAAGAGAGCTGCAGATTGCTTTCACTGCTGTTCGCTCCTGTTTCCCGCATCCACGCATACCTGAACATTATACAG GCTCTGTTACGCAGCTCAGGCGCTGGGCACGCAGACTGGTGTTCACTACAGGAGAGCGAGCGGGTGCTGTGGGATCTCTGCACAAGCTGTCACATGACCTTGGAGAAGGCGGGGCCATGCGAAGAGTGGGTGGTGCCTAAACAAGG TTTGAGAAGCAGGTGCTGTGCCGAGAGCCCCGACTGTGGTCCTTCCGCCTTTACTAAGTACTGTGCCAACACCAATGTGGATTCAGCCAGCGTCACAGCGGGCGCAGGCATAGACAGCACTGGACACCAGAGGAAATGCTGTCGCGTTGGCATCTCACGGACACTACCTCGGCCCAGTGGCATCTTAAG AAATGGCCGTGAGCATATGTGTGCGctgccccctggtggctggactACAGAGTACATGTGGAATGGCAGCGCAGGGCAGAGCCCCACGGGTCCCATCTGCGTACCCTTCCCTCGTCATCCTAGAGAGGTCGGCCGGTTTCTGAACCCTGGGCCACCTGTTGGTGTAGGGGAAAACCTCACCACTGCCGCCAAGAGTCAGAGCTCCTCTGCTGGTCTGGCTGTACGTGTTTGTGGGTCTCCCGGGCTCGATGGACGCGTTTACACATCTGACCTGTGCCCTCCGCCCCCTCGTCTCGACGACGGGGACACAGACTGTGACGTGGCCGACGCATCCATGTTTGACTTCTCCTCTGTGACGACCTGTAGCCCAGATGAAACTTTAAATCGGCTCAGAGGAGTGGAGGCTCGTGATGATGAGGACGATGATGAAGAGGACAGCGAGGTTCCAGTTCTCCTCAAACCTTCATACACTCACAACACTTCAGCCGTTCAGGCGGGGGGGAGCTTATGCATGCCGTGGCAGATCCCCAGACGGGCTCCTATTCCTGCCGAGGTTCGCATTGGGATGCAAGGAAAAACACGTGCCCCAAAACCACACAGAATCCCCACCAGTGCCTTTCGGCCGATTTGGGACCCAATTTACTCACAG GGTGATGTGACGCCTGCAAAAGAGAACTCTGTGTCTTTcagctcaaccaatcagatcattAATCAGCAGCAAGAGACTGACCAATCACG